One window of Botrimarina mediterranea genomic DNA carries:
- a CDS encoding vitamin K epoxide reductase family protein, producing MAWITRLLAAAAVGLSAYLLWASATLQPVVGCNAFSGADCDAVLASPWAKWLGVPVAAGGVVCYALALVGSFLAGGRGALATAGWRLMEFTAPLAIGAGLWFTGVQFVEVGSLCVWCLATHACGLAMAIAMIVWRNKASVDGPRPVALSPIAASPTIAHAAEGPPTLGLPTVLGLLGVIVLAGGQTMFAAPTVSEYTAEINEQFDLGDATLNENVEAIEEPESEATVADEPVAPREVAKPARRKGGSRMFSALNGRLKFDTYEQAVLGSPDAPHIVIEMMDYACPHCREFHEKLTEALQRFDGQIAVVVMPVPNEIACNPYVQKARKQSLGACYAAKLALAVSTLAPDEFESFHEWMLRGDSIPNSTASLIEARNHVDGDKLSRALVDEDGSLAARVKNHVALSAAIAKQGRFGLPAQILGNKVIAGPPDTVDELCETWAEAFGLQTPTDPVPF from the coding sequence ATGGCTTGGATCACTCGACTGCTAGCGGCTGCCGCGGTGGGCCTGTCGGCTTACCTGCTGTGGGCCAGCGCGACGCTACAGCCCGTCGTTGGTTGCAACGCCTTCTCGGGCGCGGACTGCGATGCGGTGCTCGCTAGCCCTTGGGCCAAGTGGCTTGGCGTGCCGGTCGCGGCGGGCGGAGTGGTTTGCTACGCGCTGGCGCTCGTTGGATCATTCTTGGCCGGAGGCCGTGGCGCGCTGGCGACCGCTGGATGGCGACTGATGGAGTTCACGGCGCCGCTAGCGATCGGGGCAGGGCTCTGGTTCACCGGCGTCCAGTTCGTCGAGGTCGGCTCCCTCTGCGTCTGGTGCCTGGCGACGCACGCCTGCGGCTTAGCCATGGCGATCGCGATGATCGTCTGGCGCAACAAGGCGTCGGTGGACGGCCCCCGACCGGTCGCCCTCTCGCCGATTGCCGCGTCGCCGACGATTGCCCACGCCGCCGAAGGCCCGCCGACGCTCGGCCTGCCGACGGTGCTAGGCCTTCTGGGCGTCATCGTGCTAGCCGGCGGGCAGACGATGTTCGCCGCCCCAACGGTCTCTGAGTACACGGCCGAGATCAACGAGCAGTTCGACCTCGGTGACGCCACACTTAACGAAAATGTCGAAGCAATCGAAGAGCCCGAGTCCGAAGCAACGGTTGCTGATGAACCTGTCGCGCCACGAGAGGTAGCCAAGCCGGCCCGGCGGAAGGGCGGTTCGCGGATGTTCTCCGCGCTCAACGGCCGGCTCAAGTTCGACACTTACGAGCAGGCCGTGCTCGGCTCGCCCGACGCGCCGCACATCGTCATCGAGATGATGGACTACGCGTGCCCCCACTGCCGTGAGTTCCATGAGAAGCTCACCGAGGCGCTGCAGCGTTTCGATGGCCAGATCGCCGTCGTCGTGATGCCCGTGCCGAACGAGATCGCCTGCAACCCCTACGTGCAGAAGGCCCGCAAGCAGTCGCTCGGCGCCTGTTACGCGGCCAAGCTAGCGCTCGCCGTATCGACGCTGGCCCCCGATGAGTTCGAGTCCTTCCACGAGTGGATGCTCCGCGGCGACTCGATACCCAACAGCACAGCGTCCTTGATCGAGGCCCGCAATCACGTCGATGGCGACAAGCTCAGCCGCGCGCTGGTGGATGAAGACGGCTCGCTCGCCGCGCGCGTGAAGAACCACGTCGCGCTCTCCGCCGCGATCGCCAAGCAAGGCCGCTTCGGTCTGCCGGCGCAGATCCTCGGCAACAAAGTAATCGCGGGGCCCCCCGACACCGTCGATGAGTTGTGCGAGACCTGGGCGGAGGCGTTTGGGTTACAGACGCCAACGGACCCGGTCCCGTTCTAA
- a CDS encoding phytanoyl-CoA dioxygenase family protein has product MNMAPKVRPLWQRAPIVGALSALRAYQAMRLPTRILPRDIKAIVRNWDPRMFHQLIRSGVTSAYIDQPCEFRQPAVVAPKAEVAPEYRLTQEQLESFYTRGFIGPIDVFTPEQMRDFKKDLLAIEGEKSQTYGFVTPRDRHFEMPRLWYYMKSPAVTDRIAQLLGPDLNCWRSQIFYKGPGSPAIQWHQASTFMVEDYQDPALFPADRNELFQITAWIAVDDSTHENGALKFASGTHSRIRTINFGGKEGFYNAAFELDFREEDQEIVEIPCRAGQMILFTERCIHGSAANKTDKHRIAFNLRAVPTNVAVYPGKKYYRSVYNGGKYHLDKWGVALLRGEDRHQLSRTIPAEMLERGYDAMPTRLAA; this is encoded by the coding sequence ATGAACATGGCCCCGAAGGTCCGTCCGCTATGGCAACGCGCCCCGATCGTCGGCGCCCTGAGCGCCCTGCGGGCCTACCAGGCCATGCGGCTGCCGACGCGCATCCTGCCGCGCGACATCAAGGCGATCGTCCGCAACTGGGACCCGCGGATGTTCCACCAGCTGATTCGCTCGGGCGTGACGTCGGCGTACATCGACCAGCCCTGCGAGTTCCGCCAGCCGGCCGTCGTCGCCCCCAAGGCCGAGGTCGCGCCGGAGTACCGGCTGACCCAGGAGCAGCTCGAGTCGTTCTACACCCGCGGGTTCATCGGCCCGATCGACGTGTTCACGCCCGAGCAGATGCGGGACTTCAAGAAGGACCTGCTGGCGATCGAGGGTGAGAAGTCGCAGACCTACGGTTTCGTGACGCCGCGTGACCGTCATTTCGAGATGCCGCGGCTGTGGTACTACATGAAGTCGCCGGCGGTGACGGACCGGATCGCCCAATTGCTGGGCCCGGACCTCAACTGCTGGCGTTCGCAGATTTTCTACAAGGGCCCGGGCTCGCCCGCCATTCAGTGGCACCAGGCAAGCACGTTCATGGTCGAGGACTACCAAGACCCGGCCCTGTTCCCCGCCGACCGGAACGAGCTGTTCCAGATCACGGCCTGGATCGCCGTCGATGACTCGACCCACGAGAACGGCGCCCTAAAGTTCGCCTCCGGGACGCACAGCCGCATCCGTACGATCAATTTCGGCGGCAAGGAAGGGTTCTACAACGCGGCGTTCGAGCTCGACTTCCGTGAAGAGGACCAAGAGATCGTCGAGATCCCCTGCCGTGCGGGCCAGATGATCCTGTTCACCGAGCGCTGCATCCACGGCTCGGCGGCGAACAAGACCGACAAGCACCGGATCGCTTTCAACCTCCGGGCGGTCCCGACGAACGTCGCTGTTTATCCCGGCAAGAAGTACTACCGCAGCGTTTACAACGGCGGCAAGTACCACCTCGACAAGTGGGGCGTCGCGCTGCTGCGCGGTGAGGACCGTCACCAGCTGAGCCGCACCATTCCGGCCGAGATGCTCGAGCGCGGCTACGACGCCATGCCGACACGGCTGGCCGCCTAA
- a CDS encoding SDR family NAD(P)-dependent oxidoreductase, with the protein MRPLAGKTALVTGAARGIGRAIALRLAVKGMRLALADRDMARLALTVREVQGYGVETHACDCELTDPASVDDLAGSMLRRWAGVDLLVNNAGIAHYGPVHAMTEAQIDRLLAVNFHAPIRLTHALLPALLARPESHVLNVGSVLGLAVMPKVALYCASKHGLVGFSETLRLEYGRQGLGVTTLCPGFVRTAMIDSAPVAGAPLRQPPWVLCVTPNQIARAAVAGVERNRRRVVVDPVGRWLRGAMGLAPGVFDWMNSLGRSKRVAEKRAELAALGANREAALRIKLGIAPEETPLSGKPMAA; encoded by the coding sequence ATGCGACCCCTCGCCGGTAAGACCGCACTCGTGACCGGCGCCGCCCGCGGCATCGGCCGGGCGATCGCATTGCGGCTGGCGGTGAAGGGCATGCGGCTGGCGCTGGCGGACCGCGACATGGCGCGGCTGGCGCTGACGGTGCGGGAGGTCCAGGGCTACGGCGTCGAGACCCACGCCTGCGACTGTGAGCTAACCGACCCGGCGTCGGTCGATGACCTGGCCGGGTCGATGCTGCGGCGCTGGGCGGGCGTGGACCTGCTGGTGAACAATGCCGGGATCGCCCATTACGGCCCGGTCCATGCGATGACCGAGGCGCAGATCGATCGGCTGTTGGCGGTCAACTTCCACGCCCCGATCCGGCTGACGCACGCTCTGCTGCCGGCGCTGCTGGCCCGGCCCGAGTCGCACGTGCTGAACGTGGGGAGCGTCCTGGGGCTGGCGGTGATGCCGAAGGTGGCCCTGTACTGCGCGTCCAAGCACGGCTTGGTGGGCTTCAGCGAGACGCTGCGGCTGGAGTACGGCCGTCAGGGGCTCGGCGTGACGACGCTCTGCCCGGGCTTCGTCCGCACGGCGATGATCGACTCGGCGCCGGTTGCGGGGGCGCCGCTGCGGCAACCGCCGTGGGTCCTCTGCGTGACGCCCAATCAAATCGCCCGCGCGGCGGTGGCGGGCGTCGAGCGGAACCGTCGCCGCGTCGTGGTCGATCCCGTCGGCCGCTGGTTGCGGGGCGCGATGGGGCTGGCGCCGGGCGTGTTCGACTGGATGAACTCGCTCGGCCGATCGAAACGGGTGGCCGAGAAGCGGGCCGAGCTGGCGGCGCTCGGCGCTAATAGAGAAGCGGCTCTGCGGATCAAGCTGGGGATTGCCCCAGAAGAGACGCCGCTAAGCGGCAAGCCGATGGCGGCTTAG